The Juglans regia cultivar Chandler chromosome 10, Walnut 2.0, whole genome shotgun sequence genome includes the window ATGCATTTCTGCCGATCTTGCGGGGCAATAGGTAGGGGTGATAAATGGTCCGGTCAGACTGACCAGACCGATCGTTTcggtccagaccggaccgggACTGAGACCGATCAGTCTCAATCCAagttttagaggaccgaaaggTTTCGGTCCAGTCCACGGTCTAGGGTTTTTTCAgaccgaataaaaaataaaaataaaaaatattttttatataataattatacaattaataatataaaattttaaatatgttattaacacttgttaatattctatgaattaactaaaatataatatcaattagttaattatatagtaaatatataaattaataatataattttttttctaatttattataattgactatataaaatatttctttaatgagtttgttatataattcacattaataagtcgattaatttaatttaatattttaaataattttttttattaattatttaaaaaaaaaaagtcaagccGCACatatagctatcggtccggtccggtccggtctctTTAAGTGTTCAAtctgaaaaaatgaatattcgATCCATCACTAGACCAGACCGAACTGAACCATTTGCATCCCTAGCAATAGGGAAGAACCCTCAAATAGGACGGGTGAATTTCTATTGAATTTACTTGAAATGGGCCCGGGCAGGTGCTAGGAAAAGATCCATCCGTTTTATAAGTAGCGACTTTTTCGTAGCTATAACGTGTGGATCCCATGACATCTCCATTTGTCCATCCTTACTAATAACGTAAAAAAAAGTTACTTATAATGTAATTATTTTACCCCCACGAAACCAGAacaacatttctttttctcccatttCATCCTCTATCGCTtttccctctttcttcttcttccctctttagCTCTTATGTTGGTCATGCCATTGACAAAGTTCCATATGGCTTTAATGGTGGTGTGAAATGTAAATCTGTTTAATGGATATTATATTGGAAATGAGATGACCTACCAGAGTGTGGTTCCTTGTTTTGGTGACTGTTTCGGGAGAATGGAGTGATGGGTTGACTGGTTGGTGAGGTTAGGAAGAGCTAACTAACCTTATTGAGAGGTTAGGAAGAGCTCATGGGAGAGCTTGGGCCAAATAGAAACTCATGTATCTGCTGCACCAAGTATCAATTTCATGGTCTTTTGcatttgttgttgggttttttGCTTGAGTTTTATTATTTGGGTTTCCTATTTGAGTTTCTATGTAGTTGGAaatctaatttgttttttttttttttattatttgttgggagattttttgtatttgttggATATCTTTTGTTAGTTGCAAGATTTCCCTTcaagagtatttttattttggatgttTGGTAGTCTTTGGGAGTTGTCTCGGGCAATTTACAGAAATGACGAAAATCCACCGTTCGTTTGACGGATAGGGGCAAGACAGGGTTGATGCGGGGTCGGGATGCGGTCCCAAAAAGTGGTGGCCCCTAGGCCCGACGGCAGTGGGGAGGGCTGCTATCCCGTATAGGCTGGGTAACACCTAGTTCTAGCCCAAAAATGTGATTTAACTTTAAAGCAAACATCCAGATTATTTttgcaagaaaatataaataatcttttcaaattATCACTACATGATTTGGAAGAGTCATgttattttccatctttttaaCTATCATACTGATCTCATAATTCCatgatatagttataaatattaaaaaaattataaaaaaatgttgaattatttttaattaagttacaaatattgaaaaaccttaaaatatgaaaaaaaagaaaaaacataattgTATTATATCAAGGCTTACATttgagagatcagagagagagatacaacTTAACCATGCAACAAGAATTATGTGTATTATTGTATTAAAACAAAGTTACGGTAAACATGCAACGACgacaatatatattttgcttGAATTCTCTTATTAAGCAtaagaatttattaattaacAGCATGCATGCAGGTTAAATTTTCACAGCTTTTGGTAACGAGAACATGATAAAGATATGATCATGAGATCATCTTACGGTCCAAATCCAAGCTAGTGATCAGCCATGCATATTAGTGATTGATTATTGGGGAACACGAAGATAGAGTGGGATTGGATTGTGAGATTCTGGAGGGGAATCCCACACTGTGAAGGCACTGGTAGAGTTCATCCATTTCTTTATCAATTCTGGATAATGACGCTCTATCACATCTTTAAGGCTCTCTGTCGTATTCACCCATTCAAGCCCCTTCTTTGTATATGTCTCTTCGTTGAAATTGCTTGTGAAGAACCTATCTGCTTCCAACCTCCTGCATCCATATTCCAACCCAACCCAAAGATAACACCATGCACGTTAATTGATTAGATACTTTgaagcatatatatagaaatataatttaCCTTGAATTTAATTTACAATTGGAGTAAGcgaatcattttccttcatgtTTACAATGCATGCGCGAATGGCTGCGCTACTTCCTTTACGTATAATTAATAAtggagttatatatattatgattacGTACCTGGTTGCCATTAGTAAGAAGATTACAAAAGCTGTTTCACTAATGGCGAACCCTTTGATCTTCTTCTCTGCCATGAGGCCCACAAGCAAGTCGAGCTCTTCAACATCATCACCGTACACTTCTTCAAGCTCTCCAATCGCTTCCTCGTCATCCGTCAGATCTTCCCATTTCGAAATGGGTATCAACAGTAGGGCCCTACGAAACTCATTGTACCTTGCCACActcctctctctgtctctatatactgcaatattaatatatatataattaagtaccATAAGTACgtatacatgatgatcatgagctCCGATCAATAATATGTATGGCGGTAAATCATTTAGATGAATGTACGGTACGTTCATATTCGTTGATGCATGGTACGTACCTTCAAGAGATGGTAGGTCCACATGATCAGGCCTATCAAGGCCGTCCACGTCCTGTGGTATAACATCCCTGAGCCATGTGGGATAGTTCCAAAGTTCTAAAGCTCCGCAAGCTTGGTGGCCCATAGATACCATTTGCTTTGCAAACCCAATATCTGCCAAGGTCTTTTCTCCCTTGTGACCTATCAAATTTGCCATAGGGACCCtgaaaattaatgaaacaaCACATTTTAGGGCAAAATTACATGCATCTAGTACGTAGCTGCTAGCTATCACAATTCACATATAGTTTTCATGAAAATTGGTTAGgctaattttgattttttaagatCAGAAGATCATACTTTTCAATCAATGGTGGAGATTTATTCGGCCCGGGTGTGACTGAGATGTCCCTAAGATCAAGATGATCAGGTAGGAGGGAATGCATCCGATAAACACTAACAAACTCCTCAGTCAATGAGTAAGGAACACCATGATTATTGGGTTTCTTTAGACCCACCAAACCTCCCAAAATGACTCCTCCAACGTGACCGAATGTGTCCTTGAATTTCTTTCCCAACAATCCATACCTGAAATtgatttaatttccaaaatcaccacaaaattaaagatatatcAAAACAATCGTAGGCAAGAGGTTCATCATTAGCAATGCAACAGCTAGCTAGGGGAGATTATCAAGGGATGAACCTTAGTACTATATTTACTACAAGTACttgtgtatataattttttttgtctgtaATGAAAGATTAATTACCAGTTGGCGCGCATCGCTGCACGCAACGTATTGGTTTTGAGGAGCTCCACGGTCCAATCTATGGTGTGGACCTTGGCAATCACTGCTGATGTCACTAGCCTTGCACGATGATATAATTCTTCATCATCCAAGTCTCGATATTCCTTCtaaaaaaaccatatatatacatatgaaagTCATGAATAAGTtttgagctagctagctaattgagAGTCATAGGAAATTAAagtttgtgtgtatatatatatatatgtatgtatataaagcAGCATGTAATGAATTATAACCTTGAGAGTGTCGCAGACTGCATTGTGTTCTTTAACGAAGAGAGCTTGCAAAGTGGAAATGCCAGCCCAACCATTACGAACGTCTCCTGAGACAGGAGTGCCATCTTGATCATGGAGAAGAAGATCAGTATTGGAGTCTATTTTGAGCTTCCCATCTTTGAAAGTTCTCACTTTTTGCAACCTTTCCGCGTTGCTTCCATATATGGCACTACCATCCCTATtagattttacattttttttgtcaaaGAAAACAAATCCATCATCTCCcctaacatatatacatatatatggcaCTGCGTAGTACTATATTATATCGTCATTCATCTTGTACGTGTTTGCCTTTGGAGGTATCTTTAAAACAGGGAGCTGAAAATTACAGCTTCCGGCAATTCATGAGatcaatatttctaattatttgacCGAATTTGACGGtctaatatagaaaaatatagaCATGACAATATTAAATGTTGATCACGTGTGCATTTACCTTACTCGAAAAATCTTAtacgaataataatattaattaaacgTTGTAATGTCCGCACATAATCATGTGTCTATCAGCTTTCTCGAGAATTACTTAAAGATGACCTTTTGCAAAGGATTTATATTTGGGCAGATACTGCTTGTATTTTGCCAAAGAGATCAGAAACTGCTTTCAATTTGTTATAGAAAACCTTAATTTGATTTTTCGTTTGATTTTGGAAGTTGGCACACCCTATGGATTGCACATATCTGTACTAGTTTCTTACCACCATGGTGTACGAATGTTCAGTGCACCCTCCTTTATCTCGTAAAAGTCAGTTGGAACCTCCTTTGTCTTGTAGAACTTGAAAGACTTGAGGGGGCACTGGTTCGCAACTTCTCTGGGTGCAGTCAACTCAATCTGCAATAATTTTGGCCAAAACATAGAACATGCACACATTCAGGCAGAATACACacgacacacacacacagatcaTAAAGGAAAAGTACTGTTTTAAGCTTTGTCAAATTTGCCAATTAAGAAGTACTTCAAGATAACAAATTCTTCTTAGTTAAATAGTTGTGTTTAATATAAACCAGACCTGCTTGGTATCCTCCAAATGATCAATCCAGTCATGTATCATAAACTGAATCCAAGAGGCTGCTATCATGTTGAATTGCTTTCCTGTGTCTGTGAATTTTCTCCGCGCAAGTAGCTTTGTGGCCACCACCATTGGATCTGGTTTCATTAGCTGCATATTGCCAAGACCAGATTGTTATTGGAATTGAAAATACTAGAAACAAGGAGTAGATCGAACAATCAGTACtctggattaaaaaaaaaaaaaaaaggaagaagaagaagaagctagcACATCGTTAATCTATGCGTAACGcttaaattaattcttttaataaattcaGCGACTatgaatttcttatatatatatggtgcatGTAAACTATTTGTAATGCTTCTTTAAGCATCTAAATACAGTGAATGTGAATTTCTTTTATAGTTATTTTCGTAACATCTCGAATTTATcacttacataatatatatcaataatcaTGTTATGATGACAGACAACTAattaatcaattattttatttatatatgattgacATGATTAGCATGTTAGTAGTAGTTCTAGTtcaacaataatataattaagtgGTGGTCGAAGaaatgctaattaattagagtgTTACCAcgaataattaatatatatatatatatatcgatctttATTTAGTTATATGATGTATGAACAAATATCATATtctcctaattaataatattggagTAGTACTTATATATACCTTCTTTTTTTGATCGACCGGGAGAACATTTCTGCCAAAGAAAGTTCCTTCACTGCCTGCACCTTCATTGAAGGGATCGTTGTATTTTCCATCAGCTGTCCTGTACGGATAATCCATGGGGTTGAACCGAACGCCGACGGGAGATCTTCCAACGTTGAACAAGTTGTACTCCTGGTGAAGGCGCCGTCGAATAGCCAGATAGATAAGACCTAAGAAGACCGGTAACCGATGCCATATGCCCAACTTATCGATGAAGTGAATAATCTGCAAGAACACAAATGAAAGACAAGTACTACTACGTTAAAACAGTATATATCACACTAGGCACTGCAAATTTCTTGCGTAGTTTTGTCGGAAACTAATTAAATCATGTAATAATCGGAAGTATTAATGCAGAAacatttgaagttttgaacaTGGCATATTGCAGTAGATATATAGCATGCATCAGCTAGGCCAGctggtagctagctaggtataTATAGCATGATATATGGTTAAGGTGGGATTTTACGAGGAAGAGAAGACGGTCAACGAGAGTCATCTTAGCAACAGTTTCATGGAAGTCATTGTGGATAAGGCGATGGAAAGGTTCAGTTATGAGAGCTCTGATCGATGCCATTATTGCAGACAACATAACCAGTTTCTAATTGCTCACAAGCTTTTTAAATCTTTGACATCAGAACCCtagcttcatatatatataataacaagcGAATGTGAAACCAGACATGATGTTTCATGTGGACGACGGAAATAACGACGAAAGCAAGTCGATCGGCATCACCCACCTCACAAGATGCCATCCGGCGgccataataaaaaaaagggtaaactGCTGCTGATcatgagataattttattttaacttttttcaacacCTTCTTCGAAGATAAGGATATTGAAACTGCATCATGCAGATTTCGAACATTTCaagaacaaaattttaaaaatatatgctgaccagaaataaattataacttatttttatatttattttttaattattatttgatgcAACGTCTAATTACTGGACAAAACAGATGTCAGCTCGCATCGTCGGTGAGAAGTGGCTTGATAGAGAgagggaacgaaatgagagaggtagaaaaataaaattttttatgcatcCGATTACGCTGGATTCCCCCAGTCGGTTGCGAGTAAGTATTTCCTCGAATATATTGATCTTTGTGATAATGATCTCGACAATGAATGAATGTACGTAGGCCTAGCTTCTTTAAATCACCACGTTATGCCAAAATAAAGCCAGCACACAAATATATACCAACTCCTTTAATTaatctctcatatatatatataattaattgggtTCTACCATTAATCAAAAAGAACTTTCAAAAAGCAGTACTTAATTGGTCTCGTTCAATGCGCTCCGAACATGCAAGCATGTAAGAAAAGTTGGGTAATGTACCTCTGCtagtatatgtataatattgcagtagtagtactacttggCCACAAGAGTGGTTGAagcaaattaatatatttaatattatagataATGGACTAATTATAGCTTTCGTTTTGTTATcttgtttttatatatgtctttcaaaaataaaataatattatttttttttgacattttgtggCTGCgctaagatatatatatatatatatatatatatatatatagctaccaGCTTTAATTAACATGCATGTAGCTCATGCTTATTAATTAAAGTTACTAAATTAATAGATCAAAGTAATGTTTGGATCAGAGCTGGTAGATTAATATCAGCAAGATCATGATAAGTAGTGTCTTAATTaacaaagctagctagctcgatcTTGTACGTACCCTTgcttaattttaaaaacaaaagctaaaaataaaaataacttaattggCACTCTGTTGCATGAATATCTCCTActttagggaaaaaaagaaaaagaaaaaagataacgTACGTACATGTCAAATTTACACATTTAATGATCTAATTATTACTAAGAAGATTTAATCACTAGtgcagtactatatatacaattaattgAGGCCCAGCATATCTCCAATTAATATATCAGCCAGTCAATATGCATGCGATCGAACAtggtaatttatattttaatttgttgaaatatTGATGCTTGTTCAATTAGTAAATTAAGCATAtctgcctatacttaaaagagcATATAACGgttattgttcattactgttcatcgtgaacagtaaatctaaatcagccgctttgttttttttttcatatcttattactgttcatcgacagtaatgaacagtatttttttttatttttaaaatccgTATGAATGCCAATGTGTAATGTAATATCGCAATTGTGCgttggaaatgagagagaagaagaaagaaaaagcggaaaaaatattaatttttgagttttaaatgatcaataaataaactatttttttttctctcttcgcatgtttttttcgcatatcctattactgtttattatatcatacactaaaaatcaactttgatttataaaatactaattttttatcattaaataaatgatgaaattttactgtatatttttaagagaaaaaaactatctaattaatttgaatttttaatataatttaaatttcataataaatgatgaacataaataaataataattttattcttatatattagactattttaatatttgaaattacactttatttttttcttcaatttgacagatgtggcaaacgtgcttttttttatcaattagaaaatattacgccatacaggattttacacaagtaccactaatttcaaaataaccaagccatttataaaatactaatatttcatcattaaataaataatgaaattttgttaaatatttttaaaaaattataactatataaataattagagttttaacataatttaaatatgataatattcttaattaactagagagaactgctacaactaataaaaaagtaacctgaaaatatgtcatgaatgtgtatttcatttttttatttttcttttctttttttcatgtaacaaaattattgagttcgaggaagagattaatagattcttaggttttcagaaacttttatatattttttaaaatattttttaaatataaaatattttttaatttgttaatctaatcattacaattttcttaaatataaattttttaaattttaaaacaaaaactacattaaaaaattatatttcaataatattttaacttttaaaatatttttgttttaactttttgcctctcattttctaaaatcaaataaaatatcttaatccaaataattttatatattattattcacaaaccatatcactactattaatacatcgatccaaatcatatctaaagatATGAtgtctatgtgtatttttttttaaggacgagactgctgctggtacattaaaatttttaagatttaaatccaacccttcattttaccacttctcattttttttcttctgttggaTTGCTttgatttatgcagtgaagtactatcactatcacaaaaattctccacatctcttttcacttgtaacgttttttttttaatccaaaatatatttatattttacaaaataagttatttttcaacgGGGCAAATGTGCAtcgcacattgc containing:
- the LOC108997157 gene encoding alpha-dioxygenase 1-like, translating into MLSAIMASIRALITEPFHRLIHNDFHETVAKMTLVDRLLFLIIHFIDKLGIWHRLPVFLGLIYLAIRRRLHQEYNLFNVGRSPVGVRFNPMDYPYRTADGKYNDPFNEGAGSEGTFFGRNVLPVDQKKKLMKPDPMVVATKLLARRKFTDTGKQFNMIAASWIQFMIHDWIDHLEDTKQIELTAPREVANQCPLKSFKFYKTKEVPTDFYEIKEGALNIRTPWWDGSAIYGSNAERLQKVRTFKDGKLKIDSNTDLLLHDQDGTPVSGDVRNGWAGISTLQALFVKEHNAVCDTLKKEYRDLDDEELYHRARLVTSAVIAKVHTIDWTVELLKTNTLRAAMRANWYGLLGKKFKDTFGHVGGVILGGLVGLKKPNNHGVPYSLTEEFVSVYRMHSLLPDHLDLRDISVTPGPNKSPPLIEKVPMANLIGHKGEKTLADIGFAKQMVSMGHQACGALELWNYPTWLRDVIPQDVDGLDRPDHVDLPSLEVYRDRERSVARYNEFRRALLLIPISKWEDLTDDEEAIGELEEVYGDDVEELDLLVGLMAEKKIKGFAISETAFVIFLLMATRRLEADRFFTSNFNEETYTKKGLEWVNTTESLKDVIERHYPELIKKWMNSTSAFTVWDSPPESHNPIPLYLRVPQ